The genomic window ATCTTATAACAAGCTAGTTAGTATTTGACCGTCAATCCACAAGTAAACATAAATCTTAACGTATGAGACTATGAGTAAGCATCAACACAATATCAGATTTGAAACAAAATGGTTTTGAATGGTAATCTCGCATCGAGGATAGACCCTGAAATTTTGGTGGTCTaaaaattttctaaaagttttacaaatttggGAGCCTATgtataaaagtaaaactaaatTAGAGGCCTTTTTGTAAATACATGTTTTATGGAAATTCACAAACCATTGTTTCTCCTATTTGTTTAAAGACGACACTGTCATTGTGATATATCGTTTTGACAATTACCGATTTTAAAAACgttattaaaatttttttagcTTTTAGAGATACAACATTATGGTCAGCAATGAAAGCTAACATTATGGTTAATGAACAAGAGGAGAACAtaaatgtcaaaaaataaacattaagaAAGTGGTAACGTTTGATTCTAATGAATTGTGTTACTTTCATGATATAAATTGAATTTAGATCGAATCTTGTCTTtgtttaaccaaaacaaaaaaaatctaatcaatCCAATTTGAGAGAGAAGTCATAACTTTTTTAACACATTGTTGACTTAAGTATCTTCTAAAGATATATTCAAATCagatttattttctaactataaattacaaaaatgttaattaaagATTTCTAATGTTGTACTCCCTCCGTCCTACTAAGAtgaattttttagaaatttcacattctttaagaaatattGTATAAAGACAATTTTAACCTcttaatatactttaaaaataataataaatatttatctaattatttagtaagggtaaaacaggaaaaaaaagtttataacaTTAAGAAGATTTgaataacattaaaaagatttgaataaTTAGAATCTTGAACTTGACAATATTTAAGGTAAATcgcatcaaaaaaaaaaaaaggttatcCCTTAATTTTGAATTCATAATGGCGTAATTGTCACAAACTCACAACTGTGTAATATTCACacctttatttttaattataggttttttattttaaaagtaatgaAATTCACTTTTgctttcaaaataattcataGTGTAGTGCGCGTAGATCATACATATCCCCAATCTACCCCGCAAGTTGCGGTGGCAATTTTCATAAAGtcaaaaaagtattcaacacgTGTCGTTCCACTATTCGTCCAACACTCACGCCCTCGTAATCCTATTGGTTCATATGCATCACCCTCTTGGTCACTCAATTATATTATCACCCTTCAACTTTATCCATAATCACGTGAATGCCATTACACTAAAAACAgtaatcaaacttttttatgttaataaaataagaaaatctaaTGAGAGTATAAGATCAAAAAGCGTCTATCATAAGTACGGTCGATCTTCTCCTTCTATTTTATAAGGTCCACTGaagtaaataacaaaacaacgACTCACTTTTGGAATAATTACACTCACACCATTCAATCACGCCGTTGATTTTGGTGACTAATATTAAACTCAGTGGACCGCGTTACACTTGATTGTGGCTTCAATATACGTTATAGGAAAAAGTGAATTTAAAaggcaaaggaaaaaaaccattttgtgTCATCCCCTTCCCCACTTCcaaccaaaattaatttaaaatgtcaaatattttttcattttcctcttttcgaaattaaagaaaaccctaaacgccGTTGTCTGatattgagagagagagagagattaaaaaCTTCTTCTGGTTCCTTTTATCaacattttttctctctcttaaaaCTTCGAAGCGATTTTTGATTTACAGACTATGGAAATGGAATCATTCATGGACGACCTTTTGAACTTCTCTGTAccggaagaggaagaagacgacgacgaacATACGCAACCACCGAGGAATATTACTCGCCGGAAAACTGGATTACGGCCAACAGACTCCTTCGGTCTCTTTAATACCGACGACCTTGTAAGtcttcccaaaaaaaaataaaaaaaatcgcCTACACATGTTTGTTATTAAATGGTCCGGTGTATAGTAGACTCGGCCGAGTTGACTCGCCGGTTCACGGCGGTTGGGGATTGTTGACTCAGCCGGGTCAAAAGTTTCGGGTTTCGGAAAACGCGTTTTACTTTATTGTGTTATTAAACGTGCACGTCATAAGTGGGAACGTTTCGCCGGTTccttttttgtgttgttgttaaaAGACGAAGCTACCCTTTGATTTTTAATCCTTTGGGAGATTTGTTTCGGGAGTTTTTGGAGGGTATATTCGGaaattaaaccattttttaGTGAGGGTCATTGTTTCGTGAGCTGTTCGTCACATGATGGTGAGCTACCACAATAAATTTCAACCATTTcgaaaattatatatgtcacacctttaaatttgatttattatttgataCTCCCCAATTATTATTGAAATGACGTAACTACCCTTCCGTTTTTATTTCACCCACCCACTCTTTTTATCGGAAAACGAGTACGAGTTGACTCAGTCGAGTTATGGAGTTTGACTCGGTctaatttgtttgttgcagGGAGTGGTTGAAGAAGAGGATTTGGAATggatttcaaacaaaaatgctTTTCCGGTGATTGAAACATTCGTCGGTGTATTACCGTCGGAGCATTTTCCTATAACGTCTCTTCTGGAAAGAGAAGCGACTGAGGTAAAACAGCTGAGTCCGGTTTCAGTACTTGAGACGAGTAGCCATAGCTCCACAACGACTACCTCAAACAGTAGCGGCGGAAGTAACGGAAGCACGGCCGTGGCTACGACCACCACCACTCCAACAATAATGAGCTGTTGCGTTGGTTTTAAAGCGCCGGCTAAAGCGAGAAGCAAGCGTCGTCGTACAGGACGCCGTGATTTACGAGTTTTGTGGACAGGAAACGAGCAAGGAGgaatacagaagaagaagacgatgactGTGGCGGCGGCTGCGTTGATTATGGGAAGGAAGTGTCAACACTGTGGAGCGGAGAAGACTCCGCAATGGAGGGCAGGACCAGCGGGGCCTAAGACTCTGTGTAACGCTTGTGGCGTGAGGTATAAGTCCGGGAGGCTAGTTCCGGAGTATCGTCCAGCGAACAGTCCAACTTTCACGGCGGAGTTACATTCGAATTCTCACCGGAAGATTGTAGAGATGAGGAAGCAGTATCAGTCCGGTGACGGTGACGGTGATCGGAAAGATTGTGGATAAAAAGTGATTAggattaatttttattttttcggagaaactttttttttttttttttcgtttaatttctctttatttgtttttaaagtctgttttagggttttgcaGTTGgaatttaggtttttaattttttgcttatcttttttatttgtgaaatTAGTGGTAATTACTTATTTAGGGAATATTATGGTCATGGAATGGAAGATAACTTTCTCATTTTActgtttgtttgattctaatggtaattttaaaaaatagaagaaaaaaatagatttgatAAGTACTTGTTTGATAATATAAATTTGACCCTTTTAAATTGTCTATTTTAGTTAGGCCAGCTAATTATAGTGATAGATATTGGAATTATACATGAGTCAATTTTGGTGGTTTCTTGCATGTCTTGATTGAGTGATTCTTCTTTTGCCTTTAATTACTGACATTGTCGAAAATAACatattgtcaaaaaaaagatagatagCAACCAcaaactattaaataaatgctgatattataataattctgtttttttccaaaGTAAGGAATGCAATAAGATCAAGCAAAGCATTTGTATTTTACTATTGAAAACGAAATTCAGACTATTGTTGGGtgagcaaaaataaaaaggaattaATAAGTGTCAACAACTTATCAACTAACAACCAAATCTATCAAAGCTTGagcaattattttattttatattgtaCAAGACATTTTAATGGTTCCATATGATCAACATTTATCCACTAACATAATTATGCGTAGTGACTCattacaaaacataatttcgTCATGTTGATCTAACCAAAACACAATTATGATGTGTGATCATGTTTGGttaataacaaatttacaatCTTAATACGATTTTAGTCAACATCATGATCTCTGGAGACAAAAAAACTGATGATGCAGGCGTATAAACCAAATAAGTAGATTAGATGTAACATTTTCCTAATTGTTTTAGTAGTTTGATTAATTTAATGTAATGAAGGGATTAGAGTGGTAATGTATGATTGGAGGGAGAGTCAGTGAGTGTGGAGTAGTAGTCACATGGGGGATTTGATACTTAGCTAATATTATTGCACATGcctttactcttcttcttccccgaTCCACCAACTCCATTGTCTCCATTCTACGCCAtgaatcatatcatcactttttttttctttctaaattattcaatacatatatgtatctaacatattttatttcattgtaTATCTATACTATTTTTTGTAGATATTTTGCATTTATATAGAAATCTATCTATGAATTCAAGTGATTGTATGTATCACTATGA from Arabidopsis thaliana chromosome 3, partial sequence includes these protein-coding regions:
- the GATA1 gene encoding GATA transcription factor 1 (GATA transcription factor 1 (GATA1); CONTAINS InterPro DOMAIN/s: Zinc finger, NHR/GATA-type (InterPro:IPR013088), Zinc finger, GATA-type (InterPro:IPR000679); BEST Arabidopsis thaliana protein match is: GATA transcription factor 9 (TAIR:AT4G32890.1); Has 1635 Blast hits to 1587 proteins in 195 species: Archae - 0; Bacteria - 2; Metazoa - 169; Fungi - 549; Plants - 842; Viruses - 0; Other Eukaryotes - 73 (source: NCBI BLink).), coding for MEMESFMDDLLNFSVPEEEEDDDEHTQPPRNITRRKTGLRPTDSFGLFNTDDLGVVEEEDLEWISNKNAFPVIETFVGVLPSEHFPITSLLEREATEVKQLSPVSVLETSSHSSTTTTSNSSGGSNGSTAVATTTTTPTIMSCCVGFKAPAKARSKRRRTGRRDLRVLWTGNEQGGIQKKKTMTVAAAALIMGRKCQHCGAEKTPQWRAGPAGPKTLCNACGVRYKSGRLVPEYRPANSPTFTAELHSNSHRKIVEMRKQYQSGDGDGDRKDCG